From the genome of Corallococcus macrosporus DSM 14697:
GGGTGGGCGGCGACATTGCCGGCCGTCCGGGCCCAGCTCCAGCCGGGCTTCGAGGCCGCCAAGGCATGGGTGTCGGCCGAGCTGAACCCGCCGCCCGAGGAAAACCCCGCGAACCAGCCGTGGCCGCCACAGCAGGCGGGGCCTCCGCCGGGCTTCCGCCGTCCGGAACCGGAGCCCGAGCCGACGCAAGCGCCTCCCGAGCGCGACGCGGTGGCCCAGGCCGAGCCGTCCAGGCCCGAGCCCCCGCCGTCGAAGGCCGCGCCCGTGCGCAAGGCGAAGGAAGGTGCCTCGTCGGCCCGGCCGGCGTCCGCCCCCAAGGCCGCGCCCGCCGCCGCCAGCGCCGCGCCCGCCGCCAAGGCCGCGCCTGCCGCCGCCAGCGCCGCGCCCGCCGGTGGTGGGACGCCGACGCCCAGCCCACCGCCGCTCCAGCCGCCACCACAGGTGGCTGCCGCCACTCCGGCCGCCGAGCCCGTCACCACCGTGAGCCAGGACCCGGACGCCCTGGCCGAGGTGCTGGACACCAGCACGGCGAAGGGGGCCGCGAAGGCGGGCCTGGGGTGGATGACCCTCTACACGGTGCCGCGGGCGGCCGTGTTCGACGGCGCCACCGAGCTGGGCACCACGCCCTTGAAGAAATTCCCGCTGCCCGTGGGGGTCTACCGCCTGCGCGTGGTGGACCCGACGGGGGTGGAGTCGGTGAGCCGGCTGCTGTCCGCCCCCATCAAGCCGGGCGAGGAGACGAAGATTCAAATCCGGCTGGCGGATCTCCCACCGTACAAGGAGTAAGCGCCGTCCTTGACGCTCCGGACCCCCGTCACTAGGGTCCGCGCGCTATGTATTTTCAGGACCTTATCTTCACGCTCCAGAAGCACTGGGCCGACCAGGGGTGCATCAACACGCAGCCCTACGATGTCGAGGTCGGCGCGGGCACGATGGCCCCGTACACCTTCCTGCGTGCCCTGGGCCCGGAGCCCTGGAACGTGGCGTACGTGCAGCCCTCGCGGCGTCCCGCGGACGGCCGGTTTGGAGAGAATCCCAACCGCCTGTTCCAGCACCACCAGTTTCAGGTCATCCTCAAGCCGGCGCCGAAGAACGTCCAGGCGCTGTACCTGGAGTCGCTGCGGAAGATTGGTATCGACCCGCTGGAGCACGACCTCCGCTTCGTCGAGGACGACTGGGAGTCGCCCACGCTCGGCGCCTGGGGCCTGGGCTGGGAGGTGTGGTGTGACGGGATGGAGGTGACGCAGTTCACCTACTTCCAGCAGTGCGGTGGCTTCGACTGCAAGCCCGTCGCCGCGGAGCTCACCTACGGGCTCGAGCGCATCTGCATGTTCCTGCAGAACGTGGAGAACGTCTTCGACATCGAGTGGGTCAAGGGCGTGAAGTACCGCGAGGTGTTCCACCCGAACGAGGTGGAGATGAGCAGGTACGCGCTCCAGGAGTCGGACGCGCAGATGCTCTTCTCGCTCTTCGACGCGTACGAGAAGGAGTGCAAGCGCCTCATCGAGCGCCAGTTGCCGCTGCCCGCGTACGACTTCGCGCTGAAGTGCTCGCACGCCTTCAACCTGCTGGACGCGCGCGGCGCCATCTCCGTCACGGAGCGCGCCAACTTCATCAAGCGCGTGCGCGACAGCGCGAGGCTGTGCGCGGAGGGCTACCTCCAGATGCGTGAGCGGCTGGGCTACCCGCTGCTCAAGTCGCCGTGGACCGTGGGCGAGCAGCCCCCGGTGCTGGAGGGCAAGCCGGCCAGCGACTACTGGAAGACGGTGGTCCTGAACAAGCCCGTGGAGAAGAAGCAGAAGGCGGAGGTGGCCCGTGGCGCGTGATCTGCTCCTGGAGGTGGGCGCGGAAGAGATTCCGGCGTCGTTCATCGGCCCCGCGCTGGAGGACCTGAAGCGCGTCATCACCGAGCGCATGGCCGACGCCCGCCTGAAGCACGGCGAGGTGCGGACCTTCGGCACGCCGCGGCGGCTCGCGGTGTGGGTGAAGGACGTGGCGGACGCGGGCGAGGACATCGTCAAGGAGGTGCTGGGGCCCAGCGCCAAGGCGGCCTTCGACGCGCAGGGCAAGCCCACCAAGGCGGCGGAGAAGTTCGCCGAGGGCCTGAAGCTCACGGTGGACCAGCTCGGCCGGGCCACCACGCCCAAGGGCGAGTACGTGTCCGCGCGCGTGGAGGAGAAGGGCCGCCCGGCGGCGGACATCCTGAAGGACGCGCTGCACACGGCGGTCCACGGCATCAACTTCCGCAAGTCCATGCGCTGGGGGGACGTGGACACGTCCTTCGCGCGCCCGGTGCAGTGGCTGGTGGCGCTGCTGGGGAGCGACGTGCTGCCCGTGGTGTTCGGCGACGTGACGAGCGGCCGGGCCACGCGCGGCCACCGCTTCCTGGCGCCTGGCGCCATCGAGCTGAAGGCGCCCGCGGACTACGAGGCGGCGCTGGAGCAGGCGCACGTGGTGGCGGACATCGCGAAGCGCCGCGCGCAGCTCGTGGAGAAGGTGAAGGCGGCCGCGGCCAAGGCCGGCGCCCGGCTCCTGGAGGACGAGTCGCTGGTGGACCAGGTGACGAACCTGGTGGAGCTGCCCAGCCCCGTGGTGGGCACCTTCGAGGAGCGCCACCTGGACCTGCCCCCGGAGGTGCTGGTGCAGGAGATGAAGAGCCACCAGCGCTACTTCTCGCTGGTGGACTCGGCGGGCAAGCTGCAGCCGAAGTTCATCGCCGTGTCCAACACGCCGGTGCGCGACGAGCAGCTCAGCCTGCGCGGCTACCAGCGCGTGCTGCGCGCGCGCCTGGCGGACGGCCGCTTCTTCTTCGACGAGGACCGGAAGACGCCGCTCATCGACCGCGTGGAGAAGCTGGGCCGCGTGGTGTGGCAGGGGCAGCTCGGCAGCTACCTGGAGAAGGTGGAGCGCTTCCGCACGCTGGCGCTGTGGCTGGCGCAGCAGACGGGGAGGGCGGGGGACGCGGCCACCATCGAGCGCGGCGCCACGCTGGCCAAGGCGGACCTCGTCACCGGCATGGTGGGCGAGTTCCCGGAGCTCCAGGGGGTCATGGGCCGCGAGTACGCCCGCGCGGGCGGTGAGCCGGACGCCGTGGCCCTGGCCATCGCGGAGCACTACCTGCCGCGCGGCGCCGAGGACGCGCTGCCCACGCAGGACGCGGGCGCGCTCATCGGCATCGCGGACCGGCTGGACTCGCTGTGCGGCATCTTCGCCATCGGCAAGGCGCCCTCGGGCGCGGCGGACCCCTTCGCGCTGCGCCGCGCGTGCATCGCCATCATCCGGCTGGTGCTGGGGCGGGGCTACCGCTTCAGCCTGTCGGCCGCGGTGGACGAGGCGCTCCGGTTGCTGGCGCCGAAGATCGCCAACGCGAAGCGCAAGGCCGGCGAGCCCGCGCCGCGCGAGCAGGTGCTGGAGTTCTTCCGCGGCCGCCTCAAGGCGCTGTGGGGCGAGCAGCACCGCACGGACGTGGTGGAGGCGGTGCTGTCGGCCGGCTTCGACGACCTGGTGGCCGCCCAGAAGCGGCTGGAGGCGCTGAGCGCCATCGTGGGCCGGGCGGACTTCCTGCCCCTGGCCGTGGCCTTCAAGCGCGTGGTCAACATCGTGGAGAAGCAGGGCCGCGACGTCCAGGGCGGGGAGACCAACCCCCAGAAGCTGGTGGACGCGCCTGAGAAGCACCTCCACTCCGCCTTCACCCAGGCCCGGAGCACGGTGTCGGGGCTGGTGCGCGCGGACGACTTCACCGGGGCCCTCCGGGAAATCACGGGTTTGAAGCCCGCCGTGGACACCTTCTTCGACAAGGTGATGGTCATGGCGGAGGACAAGGCCCTGCGGGAGAACCGCATCCGCCTGCTCGTGGAGATTGGCGCCCTGTTCAACCAGGTGGCTGACTTCTCGAAGATCCAGGCCGAAACGGCCGCCGCGGCCTGACACGCGGCTTGCCTGCCCTCCGGGGGATGAAGCACCCCGGGGGGCACGGCGGCGTCGGGCGCAAGGCGCATGGGAATGGCGCGCCGCGTTTCCGGTTGCCCGGGGGGAGGCCCCTTCCTACACTCCGCCCCCCTCTGATGCGCCCCTACCTCCTGACTTCCGCGCTGCTTCTCATGTCGTGCAACGTCGGCACCGAGAGCAAGCCTCCCCCGTCCACCCGGCTCGTCTACCCGAGCGGTCTTGCCTTCTGGCGCCCCGAAGCGGGGCCGTCCACCAACGGCTACCTCTACGTGGCGAGCGCCAACTTCGACAAGTGCTACGACTCCGGCTCGGTCGTCGCACTGGACCTGGACGCCATGGGGGTGCGGCCCTTCGGCACGGACTTCGCCCCCGCGGAGACGCTGCCCAACGACATCACGTCGCTGGGGATTGGCGCGCAGTCGTACGTGCAGATCCAGAGCTTCGCGGGTGAAATGGCCATGTGGAGCCCCCCGGGCCGGCCGCCGCGGCTGTTCGTCCCGGCGCGCGCCGAGGAGAGCCTGCTGCACGCCATCGACGTGGGCGCTGACGGCCTCACCCTGAACTGCGTGCAGGGCGGCGACCGCGACTGCCGCGTCAACGCGCTGTCGCTGCTGGATATCCCGGGGGCCTCCAACGGGTTGCCCTCGGCCCCGGGGCCCCTGGGCGTCAGCGTGGCGGGCAACGAGGAGGACGCCCGGGTCTGGGTGACGCACACGGAGCTGGCCGGGCCCGCGACGGCCGTCGCCGAGGCCGACCTGGAAGGCTACGTGCTGCACCTCTCCGCCGCGAACCCCACGCGCGACGCGCTGAGCACCAACGACTTCGTGGTGCTGGGGTCGGCGGACCGGCTCTCCGGCGTCGCGCACGCCACGGCCATTGGCAGCCGCTACGTGTACGCCTCGGGGCGCAACTCGTCGTCCACGCAGTTGGGCGCGCTGCCGGCGCGCTTCATCCTGCGGCTGGTGGACCGGACCGTCGCGGGGCGCGTCCTGGAGACGGACCTGGAGCTTGCGTACTCGGTGCGTGAGGCGCGGGGGGTGGCGGTGGTGCCGTCGGCCACGCGCATTCCCGACCCGGCCGCGCCGGAGCAGACCATCGTGGATGAGCGCGTCTACCTGCTGGCGCGCGGCCCGGACACGCTGCTCGTCCTGGACGTCCTGAACGCGGCGGGCACGGCGCCTGACGCGGGGACGACGCCCACGGTGCGCATCGTGTCGGCGCTGCCGGTGCCGGCGGGCGCGAGCGAGCTGGAGGTCATCCCGCGCGGCGCTGGCCGCGGCAACCTGGTGGCGGTGACGGGCAGCGGCGACGAGGCCGTGGCCATCTTCGACGAGGAAGTGGGACAGCTCGTCGCCCAGGTGCAGGTGGGGGACAACGACCCGAACCAGCCCAGCCAGCCCTTTGGCCTGGCCGCGGATGTCCGGGGCAACAGCGCTCGTATCTTCACCAGCACCTTTGGTGATGGCCGCGTGGCCATCATCGACATTCCCGACCTCGACCGGCCGCAGAACGCGCGGCTGGTGGCGCGGCTCGGCGCCCGGCAGGGGCGAGACCCGCGCCAGGGCACCAGCCTGTGCCAGGAGACCTCCCCGTGAAGCGCAGCACCCTTGCTCTGCTCCTCGCGAGCGCCGGCCTGTCCGGAAGCTGCTCCGCGACCGACGCGACCACCGGCTTCGCCGGCCTGTCCGGCACCTTCGACGTGACGCTGGCCAACGACCTCGTCTTCGTCACGTCCTCGGACCGGGACGAGCTGCGCGTGCTCGACCTGGCGTCGAACCCGCGCACCTTCATCCCCGCGCCCAACCCGCTGGAGGCGCTGTCCATCCCCGTGCTGGACCGGCCGGACGCGCTCACGCGCGACGTGGCCTACAACGCGGAAGGCAACGACGTCCCGGGGCCCTACATCTACGCGCGCAGCTCGGGCTCACCGGAGATTTCAGTGGTGGCCGCCGCGCGTGACCAGCTCCGGCAGGTGGCCCGGCTCCAGGCCGCGAGCATCGTCACCGCCTTCGCGGCGCGCTCGCCCGCGGAGGGCAGCGGCGGCCCCAGCGGGCTGTACTACGCCATCCAGGACCCCGACGGCCTCTTCACCGCCGACACCGGTGGTGCCCGGGTGATGCGGCAGGACCTCCCCGGGCCGGAGGCGCTGGCGGCCGCGGAGCCCGGCTCGCTCCCCGCGCCGGTGACGGTGTTCTGCCTCCAGCCCGGAGAGTCCAT
Proteins encoded in this window:
- the glyQ gene encoding glycine--tRNA ligase subunit alpha; the protein is MYFQDLIFTLQKHWADQGCINTQPYDVEVGAGTMAPYTFLRALGPEPWNVAYVQPSRRPADGRFGENPNRLFQHHQFQVILKPAPKNVQALYLESLRKIGIDPLEHDLRFVEDDWESPTLGAWGLGWEVWCDGMEVTQFTYFQQCGGFDCKPVAAELTYGLERICMFLQNVENVFDIEWVKGVKYREVFHPNEVEMSRYALQESDAQMLFSLFDAYEKECKRLIERQLPLPAYDFALKCSHAFNLLDARGAISVTERANFIKRVRDSARLCAEGYLQMRERLGYPLLKSPWTVGEQPPVLEGKPASDYWKTVVLNKPVEKKQKAEVARGA
- the glyS gene encoding glycine--tRNA ligase subunit beta — encoded protein: MARDLLLEVGAEEIPASFIGPALEDLKRVITERMADARLKHGEVRTFGTPRRLAVWVKDVADAGEDIVKEVLGPSAKAAFDAQGKPTKAAEKFAEGLKLTVDQLGRATTPKGEYVSARVEEKGRPAADILKDALHTAVHGINFRKSMRWGDVDTSFARPVQWLVALLGSDVLPVVFGDVTSGRATRGHRFLAPGAIELKAPADYEAALEQAHVVADIAKRRAQLVEKVKAAAAKAGARLLEDESLVDQVTNLVELPSPVVGTFEERHLDLPPEVLVQEMKSHQRYFSLVDSAGKLQPKFIAVSNTPVRDEQLSLRGYQRVLRARLADGRFFFDEDRKTPLIDRVEKLGRVVWQGQLGSYLEKVERFRTLALWLAQQTGRAGDAATIERGATLAKADLVTGMVGEFPELQGVMGREYARAGGEPDAVALAIAEHYLPRGAEDALPTQDAGALIGIADRLDSLCGIFAIGKAPSGAADPFALRRACIAIIRLVLGRGYRFSLSAAVDEALRLLAPKIANAKRKAGEPAPREQVLEFFRGRLKALWGEQHRTDVVEAVLSAGFDDLVAAQKRLEALSAIVGRADFLPLAVAFKRVVNIVEKQGRDVQGGETNPQKLVDAPEKHLHSAFTQARSTVSGLVRADDFTGALREITGLKPAVDTFFDKVMVMAEDKALRENRIRLLVEIGALFNQVADFSKIQAETAAAA
- a CDS encoding YncE family protein codes for the protein MSCNVGTESKPPPSTRLVYPSGLAFWRPEAGPSTNGYLYVASANFDKCYDSGSVVALDLDAMGVRPFGTDFAPAETLPNDITSLGIGAQSYVQIQSFAGEMAMWSPPGRPPRLFVPARAEESLLHAIDVGADGLTLNCVQGGDRDCRVNALSLLDIPGASNGLPSAPGPLGVSVAGNEEDARVWVTHTELAGPATAVAEADLEGYVLHLSAANPTRDALSTNDFVVLGSADRLSGVAHATAIGSRYVYASGRNSSSTQLGALPARFILRLVDRTVAGRVLETDLELAYSVREARGVAVVPSATRIPDPAAPEQTIVDERVYLLARGPDTLLVLDVLNAAGTAPDAGTTPTVRIVSALPVPAGASELEVIPRGAGRGNLVAVTGSGDEAVAIFDEEVGQLVAQVQVGDNDPNQPSQPFGLAADVRGNSARIFTSTFGDGRVAIIDIPDLDRPQNARLVARLGARQGRDPRQGTSLCQETSP